The window GGGCGGCGTGATCCTATTTGCCCGCAACTGGGAAAACCGCGCGCAGCTGCTGCAGCTCACCAGCAGCATCAAGGCCGTGCGCGACGACCTGCTGATCTGTGTGGACCACGAAGGCGGCCGCGTGCAGCGCTTTCGCACCGATGGTTTCACCCACTTGCCGCCCATGCGCGCGCTGGGCGAGATGTGGATGGACGATGGCAGAGGCGCCAAGGCCGTGCCCGGTAGCGGCGCCCTGCGTGCCACCAACGCAGCCACGGCGGCGGGCTATGTGCTGGGGGCGGAGCTGCGTGCCTGCGGCGTGGATTTCAGCTTCACACCGGTGCTGGACTTGGACTGGGGCGAAAGTGGTGTGATCGGCGACCGCTCGCTCCACCGCGACCCCCGTGTGGTGGCGCTGCTCGCCAAGAGCCTCATGCACGGCCTGCTGCAGGCGGGCATGGCCAACTGCGGCAAACATTTCCCTGGACACGGCTTCGTCAAGGCCGATTCGCACACTGAAGTACCCGTGGACAAGCGCAGCCTCAAGGCCATCCTGGCCGACGATGCAGCGCCGTACCCCTGGCTCAGCAGCACGCTTACCAGCGTAATGCCGGCCCACGTGATCTACCCCAAGGTCGACAGCCGCCCCGCCGGTTTTTCGCAGCGCTGGCTGCAAGACATCCTGCGCCGCCAGATGCGCTTTGACGGCGCTATCTTCAGCGACGACCTCAGCATGGAAGGGGCTCGGCGCCTGGACGGCCAGGTGGTCAGCTACACCGATGCCGCCGTGGCGGCGCTGGAAGCAGGTTGCGACCTGGTGCTGCTGTGCAACCAGAGCGTGGGCGATGGCAAGGCAGTGGACGAACTCATTAATGGCCTGGAAAAGGCTCGCAACCAGGGCCGCTGGCAGCCCAGTGTGGACAGCGAATCCCGCCGCCTGGCGTTGCTGCCCGAAACCCTGCCGCAGGCCTGGGACGAACTCATGTACCAGCCCGCCTACCTGCAGGCGCTGGATCTGTTGCTCTGACCTCGCCGGTGGCGGGACGTGCGCTGCGGCGCTACCCCGCGCGGCGGTGCACCCGCACCCGCTAGGGCGTGTTGAAAGGCCCCGGCATCACCGGCGTCGGTGCGGCCGGGGAGGCGTTGGCTACCCCATCCGTGGCGGTAGCCGGTGGTGTGGGTGGGGTGGGGGGCGGTGGCACTCCCTGAAATCGGCGCACTACGCGCTGGAACACCAGCGCATTCGGAATCTGCAGCCAAGCCACCTGGCCGGTTGCTGCGCCGTGGTCTTCCAGCGTGGTGTAGAGCAGGTTGATGTCCACCACGCGCCCCTTGGCGCCTGGCTTCTCGGCGGTGTCTAGCACCTCGATGTAGTCGCCAATCTTGAAAGGCCGCACGGTAAAGATCAGCAGCGCGCAAAACAGATTGGACAGCACGCTCCAGGCCGCGAAGAACGCCACGGCCCCCACGGTGGCAAAGCCGGTGAACGCGGTCCAGAGCACCGTGGCTGACACCCCCATGCGCTCCAGCACCAGCAGCAAGGCGCTCGCAATGATGGTCCATCGGATCAAGCCGTTGATGGGCACCAGCAGTTCATTGGGCAACTGGTAGTGCGCGCTCGCACGGCGCACCAGGCGGCGCAGGGTGCGCTGCAGCAGCCAAGCAGCGAACAGGATCAGCAGGATCTGCGAGCCCGGAATAATGACTTCGAGCCAGTCCTGCATCCACTCGGGCAGTCGGGTTTTCAAAACTTGCATGCGGGAGACGGCGGTGCGGGCGTTGCGTTCGGTCGCGTCAAACGAGAGGAAATGAAAGAAACTCAATTGCGCAACTGCTCCACGGTGTCCATCTGCATTTCAAAGCTGAAGAAGCGGTTGCGGCCCTGGGCCTTGGCGGCGTAGAGCGCCTGGTCGGCACGCATGATCATGCTTTCGGCGTTGGTGCTGTCGTCGGGCACGCAGGTGGTGATGCCGCCCGACAGGGTCAGCGTGTCACCCAGTGGAGAACCAGCGTGCGCAATGGCGCGGACCTTGAGCACTTGCCCCAGAGCCCGCGCAAAGGTCATGGCGCCCGAGCGCGGCGTGTTGGGCAGAATGAGGGCGAACTCTTCACCCCCGTAGCGCGAGGCCACATCCCGGGGCCGCACGCAGACCTCACGCAGCAGCCGGCCCACCTCTTTCAGGCAGGCATCGCCTTGCACATGGCCGCTGGCATCGTTGAACAGCTTGAAGTGGTCTAGGTCGCACAGCATCAGCGTCAGCGGCGTGCCATCCCGTCGTGCGGCCAGGATCTCGTTGTGCAGGATGCGATCAAACCCGCGGCGGTTCACGAGGCCTGTGAGGGCATCGATTTCCACCATTTCATTGAGCCGCTGGTTGGCCGCGTGCAATTCGGCCGACATCGACACCAGCCGTCGGCGCATGTCCAGCAGGCGCCGCATGGCGCGCAGCTTGGCCATAAGCACGATGGGTGTGACGGGTTTGACCAGGTAGTCGTCGCCCCCCACCTCAATGCCGCGCCACACGTCCAGTTCATTGTCAAGGCCCGACAGGAAGATGATCGGCGTCCAGTCCCCGCCTTCACTCGCGCGCATCTGCTGCGCCACCCAGTAGCCGTCTTGGCCGGGGAGCCGGATGTCCAGCAGCACCAGGTCGGGGCGATGGGTTTTGAACAGATGCAGCGCTGCGCTGCCTTCAGGGGCCTCAAAGATGTCTGATACGCCCGCCCGCCGCAGTTCGGCCACGAGCGCCGCCCGCACGGAGCCCTGGTCTTCGACCACCAGCACCGAGAAAGCATTGCCAGAAGGCAGGGGAGACCCGGTCGAAGGGTAGGGAGCGCTGCTGGAACTGAAGGGCACGGTGTGTCTCCTTGGGGCCGGGGGCGAGGACGGTCAAGACCGCCCTCAGGGCAAATCCAGGCCTCAGGACTCGCGGCGCAGCGCGGGGAACAGGATCACGTCACGAATGCTGGGGCTGTCGGTCAACAGCATCATGAGACGGTCAATGCCAATGCCGCAGCCCCCGGTGGGAGGCATGCCGTATTCCAGCGCGCGCACGAAGTCGTGGTCATAGAACATGGCTTCGTCGTCGCCGCTGTCCTTGGCGGCCACCTGGGCGTGAAAGCGTGCTGCCTGGTCTTCGGCATCGTTGAGCTCGCTGAAGCCGTTGCCGAACTCGCGGCCGGTGATATACAGCTCAAAGCGCTCGGTCACCTCGGGGCGGTTGTCGTTGGCGCGGGCCAGGGGCGAGATCTCGGTGGGGTGTTCCATGATGAAGGTGGGCTGCCAGAGCTTGTCCTCCACCGTTTCTTCAAAGTACAGCACCTGCAGGCTGGCCAGGGTTCGGGCCGAGAGCTTGTCCTTCTCTTCGGTCATGCCCAGCTTCTTGAGCGCACTGATGAGCCAGGCGGCGTCGTCCACATGGGCACCGGCCTCGGTGTACTGGAAGATGGCTTCGCGGATGGTCAGGCGTGCAAAGGGTTGCGACAGGTCTACCGCGCGGCCCTGGTAGGTCATCTGCAGCGAACCGGTGGCCTTGAGCGCCACTTCACGGATCAGCGTTTCGGTGAAGTCCATCAGGTCCAGGTAGTTCCAGTACGCCGCGTAGAACTCCATCATGGTGAACTCGGGGTTGTGGCGCACCGAGATACCTTCGTTGCGGTAGCTGCGGTTGATCTCGAACACGCGCTCAAAGCCGCCCACGATCAGGCGCTTCAAGTACAACTCGGGCGCGATGCGCAGGTACATCTCCTGCTCCAGCGCGTTGTGGTGTGTGACGAACGGCTTGGCATTGGCGCCGCCCGGGATGGGGTGCAGCATGGGTGTCTCGACTTCGAGGAAACCATGGCTCACCATGAACTCGCGCAGGCCACTCACGGCCTTGCTGCGCGCCATGAAGCGTTTGCGGGCTTGCTCGTCGGTGATCAGGTCCACATAACGCTGGCGATATTTCTGCTCCTGATCGGCCATGCCATGGAACTTGTCGGGCAGGGGGCGCAGGCTCTTGGTCAAGAGTCGCAGGCTGGTCACCTTGACCGACAGTTCGCCGGTCTTGGTCTTCATCAGCGTGCCTTCGGCGCCCACGATGTCTCCCAGGTCCCAGTGTTTGAAGGCCGCATACAGTTCTTCGCCCACAGCGTCGCGCGTCACGTAGAGCTGGATGCGTCCGCCTACTTCGCCGAGAGAACCATCTTGGATGGTCGCGAAGCTGGCCTTGCCCATCACACGCTTGAGCATCATCCGGCCTGCCACGGAGACGCTCACGGGCGCAGCTTCCAAGGACTCGTTGGTCGCAGCGTTGTGCTCCAGGTGCAACTGTGCCGCCTTGTGGCCAGGTTTGAAGTTGTTGGGAAAAGCAACGCTACCGCCATTGGCCTGGGCTTCGCGCAGAGCGCGGAGCTTTTCGCGGCGCTCTGCGATGAGCTGGTTGTCGTCCTGGGGTGCGGGGGCGTGGATTTGGTCTGACATAGGTGCCGTCGATGCGGGGCGTGAAATGGAGGGCTGGGTTCAGCCGAACCACTGATTTTATCGGCTACGGGCTGTCTTCCGGCGCCATGCCCTTGGCAGGGCGGTCGCTCCATAGTGCCCTGGCGGTCATGGCGATGATTTTCACGTCGGTCCAGAGCGGGTGCGAGCGGGCATACTCGGCGGCATAGCGCAACTTGATGGGCAGTATTTGCTCCACATACGTGCGCTCCGGGTCTTTGCTATGGCTCAGCAGGGTGCTTTCGTCGCGGAATTCGATGGAGGCGCGGTCGGTGATGCCTGGCCGCACGCTGAGCACCAGATCCCGCACGGTGTCCGGGTAGAGCGCGACATAGTGCGGCACCTCGGGCCGGGGGCCGACGAGACTCATGTCACCCCGAAGCACGTTGAAAAGCTGCGGCAGCTCGTCGGCCTTGGTGCGTCGCAGCCAATGGCCAGCCCGGGTAATGCGAGCGTCTGCCCCGATGGTGATGGCCGGGCCCGCAGCTTCTGCGCGCGAGTGCATGGTACGGAACTTGTAGATGCGGAACAACCTGCCCGCGCGGCCCACACGCTGTTGGCGAAAAAGTGCCGGACCGGGCGAGTCCCACACCACCCACAATGCCACGGCCAGCAGCACGGGGGCGAGCAGCAGCAGCCCGAAGGCGGCAATGCACAGGTCGAACAGCCGCTTGGGCATGTTCAGCCCAGCACCTCGTGCAGTGCTGCAATCACGCGGTCCTGGTCGCTGTCACCCATGGCGGTGAACAAGGGAATGCTGATCATGGCTTGGTAAGCTGCATCGGCCTGGGGGAACATTGCCGGCGTAAGCTGATAGCGGTCCCGCCAGTACGGGTGCCGGTGCAGCGGCACATAGTGCACGCTGGTGCCGATGCCCCGGTCTGACAGCGCCTGGATCGCCTCGTCACGACCCATTGGCGCATCCGCTCGCAGCCGGATGACATAGAGGTGCCAGGCGTGGGTGTCGCCTTGAGGAGCCCGGGCGGGCAAGGTCAGGGGCAGGGGCGCCAACTGCTCATGGTAGCGGCTTGCCAGCACCTCGCGCCGCTGCACAAATTGCGGCAGCCGCGCTAGTTGCTCCACGCCCATGGCGGCGGCTACGTCCGTCATGTTGTACTTGAAGCCGGGCGCGACGACCTCGTAGTACCAAGCGGGGGTTTTGGAGGTGAATCGGTCAAACGTATCGCGGCTCATGCCGTGCAGCCGCATGGTGCGCATGCGCTGCGCAAGTGCCGGGTCGCGCGTGACGGCCATGCCCCCTTCACCGGTGGTGATGGTCTTGTTGGCGTAGAAGCTAAACACCGTGACATCGGATGCCAACTGCCCCACCAGGGTGCCACGCCATGTGGTGGGCAAAGCATGAGCCGCATCTTCCACCACCTTGAGGTGATGCTCTTTAGCGATGGTCAGTATGGCGTCCATGTCGCATGCCAGCCCCCCGTAGTGCACCGGCATGATGGCTTTTGTACGGGGTGTGATGGCCGCACGTGCTTTGGCCGGATCGATATTTAGAGTCACCGGGTCTACGTCCACCAGTACCGGTTCGGCGCCCAGATAGCGCACCACCTCTACCGTGGCGGTAAATGTGAGGGTGGGTGCGATCACTTCGTCGCCCGGGCCGATGCCTAGAGCTTCCAGCGCCAGGTGCAGCCCGGCTGTGGCGGAGTTGACGGCGATGCTCTGTAGCTCATTGCTTCCCAGATAATCTGTAAAGGCTTGCTCGAAAACGCGTGCCTTTGGGCCAGTGGTCACCCAGCCCGAGCGCAGGGCCTCGGAGACGGCCGCGATCTCGGCCTCGCCGATATCAGGGCGAGCGAAGGGGAGGAAAGGCTGGATCATGACTTGGCAATCCAGCAAATGATGTGTGTGCGCAGCCAGGGCAGGCTGTTAAACAGGGTGTAAAGCATGGGGTGAATGGGGGCCACGCGGCGCGCGAGTGGCGGGGCGAGTGTGACGCGCTGTGCACTGATGGTAGCTTGGGGGAACAGTGCTTTCACGCGCTGTAGCGGTACACCGCGCACGTCAGGATTATGTGGGTTATCGAAGGTGAAGTCGTACCAAAGCACTGCGCCGCCTGGCTTGACCCATTGCCACAGGGCGGCGGCCAGTTGCTGTTGAAATAATTCATCCAGCAGCGAAGAAAAAACCGTAGAAACCATCACGACGTCTTGAGACCCGGGAGCAATGGGGACTTGCAGCGCATCGCCCTCCACTAGCTCCAGCGTCAGCGGAAGCGTCTGGCGCGCTTGGCGGTAGCGTTCGGGCAGCAATTCAATGCCGCTGAGGTGTTGGGGGGCGAAACCCACGCGCAGAAGTTCCAGCAAATTGCCGCCGGTACCGCAGCCGACCTCCAGCAAGCGCAGCGCTGCCAGGTCGGTCATGCTGTGCTGTCTGAATAGCTGCAGCATCGCGCGCTGCCGTTCTTGCACGCCCAAATAAACCTCGGGGCGCAAGAAGTTGTAGCGCCCATCGCCCGGCGAGCGGCGGGCATACCTAATGCTGACCGCGCTGGGCTCGTCCGCGGGGCTCATGCCATGGCCTCCAGAAACTGCTGCGCAAGCACAGGGTAGGTGTGGTGAGCCAACACAAAAGCGCGCCCTCGTTGGCCCATGTCGCGTCGTTGTTGGGGTGTGGCTGCTGCGAGTTGGCGCAAGCCCTGAGCCACGGCCTGGGGTGACTCAGGCGTCACGGTCAGCCCGCAGTTTGCCTCTGCCACGGGGTCATTGCCCGCCTCTACCGAGTGCAAAACAGCGCAGCCCGCCATCATGTAGTCCATGAGTTTGTTGGGGGCAATGCCGAACCGATACAAAGGTGTGCGCTGCCAGCCAATATAGGCAATATCGAACTGTGCTAACAAAGCCGGTATCTGCGTTTTAGGAATGGGATCAAACAGCGCGACGTTGTTCAGACCCTCGCTCTGCACCCGTTGTGCAAGCCGCGCCTTTTCATGACCGCTGCCCACCAATACGAAAGAGAACGGTGCATTGCGTAGCAGCACAGCAGCATCCAGAAGCACATCCATCGCGTTAGGCAGCCCGTGCGAGCCAGCGTAGCCGACGATGGTTCTGTCTACGCTCTTCAGTACCTTCAGGTAATCCGCCAGTGGGCCCGTCAGCGGCGCTGGTAGGTCGGGCCAATCTTCTGGCGATATGCCGTTGGGCACGATGTGCAGCTTGTGAAGGCTCAACCCGTGATTGGCCATATGCTCTGCCACCTTGGGCAGCATGGACACCACACAATTCGCATCGCGGTAGGCGTCGTTCTCTGCCTTTTGACACAGCAGAATGAAGGGGTGCCACCAGGGCATGCCTGAAAGTTCCATTGGCGAGGCCGGCCAGAGGTCATGCACCTCATAGACTAGCTTTGCGTTCGCCAGCCGGGCGATGCGCCTTGCAACCCAGATATCCATGGGGTAAGTGCTGGATGCAATCACCACGTTGGGCTTGCACTCGACCACCAGTGAAGGCGCCATTCGCCACACCTGGTGCAGAAAACTCCAGATGTTCTTTACCCGGCCTAACCCGTTACCTTGATAGGCTGGGGTGGGTAGCCAACGGTAAGCAATCCCGTCCACTTCTTCTCGTGCCTTTCGCGGCTGCCGGGCGCGTACGTGCGAGAAGTCGGCCGCAACGATGGTGACCTCGTGGCCAGTCCGCACCCATTCGCGGGCCAGGTAGTAGGGGCGGTATTCCATGCCCAGCGATGGGGTGCCGGCATAGTGATTGAGGTAGAGGACGTTCACGTACACAGGTCCGCGTAAAAGTACTGCACAACGCGCGGTGCAACGTACCCCTCGCCATTGGGGCGGATGTCTGAGCCCTGAGTACACACCGTCTGAAGCACTGTCACGCCGACAGCCCCGGGCGAAAGTGAGGGGGGCAAACAATTCCAACCCGATTCCATGTGAGCAATTACGTGTAATGTTATGCCTGTCTTGATAAATTGCAGATTGACGTCCAGGATGGCGAGGGGGTTTTTCATTGTGAACTACGAGACATCAACCGGGGGACTCGACGTTGGATTGATATCTGAATAGTCCTATCAAACTACAAACGATACACATGCTTATCAGCAAGCTAAAATTGATAAAATGGATCAACGGCTGGTCCAGTTCGATTGACTTCATGATGAAACCTATACCGAGAAAAACTATATAGGCCAATACTGCGAGAACGATTCGTCCGAGCTGAATCGGCAGTCGGTAGCTTTGCTGGCTTGCTCGGGCCCAAATCCAAAGATATAGCACTGCAGTGATCAGAGTGGAGATTGCAGCGCCTAAGCCTTGAGCTATTGGGACAAAGATGAGGTTGAGAATCAATGCTACTAGACCGGTTAGCACGGTGATTGATAGCTGGGTCAGTGAGCGACGCGCAAGGGCTAAGCCCGGGAAGAATACATACATTTGCGACAGTAGTGTCGCTGGAACTAACCAAGCTACTAGTACGGCACTTGACAGGTATGCGGGTCCCGAAATCCACAAAATGAGATCTTGCGCATACAAGCTCAAACCCAAGCTAAGTACCAATGCCACTGTGGTGAAGCCTTCGAGCAAGCGAACTAATTGCCCCGGGGTTGCGGGTGCCGCATGGTAGCGGTACACGAGTGGGGTCAGGGCAGTCTGAACGCCGACGGTCAGTAGCGCAGTAACTGCCGCCGCTCTTGACGCGACAGCGTAGTATCCCACCTGCTCCAAATTAGCATAGGCGTTCAGAATGAAACGATTTACGTGAAAGCTGGTGAAGGTTGCCAGGCCTGCTGGAGCCAACGGCAGTGAGTAGGCAAGCATGCTGCGCAAAGGTTTCAGATCGAGCGTCCAATCGAACTGGGTTCGCAAGGCCCAGATGCTCACCCCGACCGCGCTGGCAGCCGCTAGCGTCTGGCCTGCCAGCACACCGGTAACGCCCCACTCGCGACCGAGGCTATACCCGAGTAGTAGTGTCAACAGGCTATACAAAACGCTAGTTGCAGCGTAGCTTAACGGTCGCATCGACCAGCGGAATTGGGCTTGTAGCTGAAGATACAATGCGTTGCAAGCGATGTAAGCTAGACCTGCCTGTACCAAGCTTGAGCGGTTTGTGGTGCGGTACAGAATTTCGGACAACGACTCAGAAAACGACAGAGCTAGCGCTAGAAAAGCACTGTGCATCAAAGTAGTGAAGCTTAGTGCGGTGCCTGCCATCTTGCGCCGTGCCTCCGGGTTCTGCAAGGCGGCCCACTCACGAGCTAGGCCTTGACCAACTTCCAGGGCAACTACTAGTGTTACTAGGACGCCCGAAGTGAGGATCAGATCTAGTGCGCCAAATGCTTCAGGGTCAAGGAAGCGAGTGTAAACAGGCACAGTGAGCAAAGCGAGTCCACGTGACGCGATCGCGCTGGCGGCATAAATACTGCCGTCACGCGCGAGTTGCTTCAACATTGCTTGCCTTGGATTCGTCGTGCCGGGCCCAAAAGAGGTAGGCTTTGCTAAGCGATGGCTTGTCGTCCAAGCCCAGCGCACTTTCTCCATACGCGTCAACCAACTCGCGAACGCGACGGCGTCCTTCAATTTCGTCAAGCCCGCAACCGTGTAGGTAGGTTGCCGTCCGCGGGTCAAACCACCAAGCATCTGGCACCTCACCCCTTAGACATGCCACCAAACGACCTGCCACTGCCTCGCAGGACCACGTAGATTGGACAAAATTGATGGCAGCTTTGCCCAAAGATCGACGTGCGTCTGCGTCTCTCACCAACGCCTCCAGCGCCGACTCGAATTGATCAGGATCTACGAAGCGGCTGGGGGGCATTGGCCAATCGCCTTCTATCAAGCTCGGTGCGCGTGCGAGGTAGCTGCCTACGATTGCAGGCTTGCCGAGCTGGGCTGCCTCGGTTGCTAGCCCAGCCATCGGTGTATCAGAAAACAATTGATCCACAACCAGATCGCAACGTCGGATTTCGTCGAGCACGTGGGCGTTACTGAGGCCGCTGATCTTTATCCACTCGATTTGAAGTCCACGCGACAACAAAGAGTTGACTATCCGCTCGATCCTCTCCGTTCCCTTCACTTGAGGATTGGAAGGGCTGTGGAGTAACTTAATTTTTTTATTGGTGGGTGTGGTCTGTATATCCAAGTGCTCGTCTTGCATTGAGGCTGGTTGTGCTTGACGTTCAGTGAGCGTGCAGGGAAAACCAAAGGCAAACCAGTTGATGACAGGTCTGCGATTGAACTGCGCGGTGCCCGGGGCATTGATGCAAGTCACTCCAGCACTTTCGAAACGATGAACGCGTCGGCGAATCTTTTGAGTGAGTCGTTTCATCGCCTTTGCTCCAGACCAAGGCCAGGCACCATTAACGTATGGCGGACGAGCATCTGAGCCTACAAATAGCACTATGGTGCGTTTACCAAGATGACGCATCAAGAGGAGTTCAAAGCGAGTATTCGTGATGGACTTGCCAGATAGAAATACAAACGCTTCGTACCGGATCAAAGAAAGCACAAGGACCGGCCATGCCAACAGCAGGTGGATCGCCGCGACCGGCCAAGTCCACACAGAACCTCTGGACCGCAGGTTGCGCGAAATACCTCCAGTGGCATGCCACCATCGAGTGACGATATTAGTGTGTTGAACTGCCTCGTATGCGAAAGGGTGCGGTGACTCGAAGACTCCGTCGGCGTGGTAACCCAGACGGCGCAAACCGTGTGTCAGGCCATGTCCAATGCCAGCAACCTCAGTTGGACCGATAAAGATTCTCACGTATTTTCTCTATTCAGACTTACTCACCGCGTTGAGCCTGCAACTCAGCTTGGAGTGCGGTAAGAAAGCTGTCATTCACTTGGCCAACCGGCCGCGCAGGTGCGCCAGCGACTATCACTCCGGCTTCCACATTGGATGTGACGCACGAATTGGGAAGTACAACCGCACCGTCTCCGATCGTTATCCCTGGATTGAGTACGGTATGACCAACGATGTAGCATCGGCTGCCGATGCGTGTCTGGCGTTGAATCACGTGTGCTCCACCGGGTATATTTGTTCCTAGTAGGTTGGCTAAGATACTGGTATGAGTCCAAACGTACACGCCAACACCTATCGTCGTGTGGTCGCCGATCTCAAGTCCTCCTGATGCATCTATATAAGTATTTTCACCAATCCAGACATGCTCGCCGCAGATCAACTTCTCTGGCATAAGAATTTTGGTTTGCTCGCGGACTCGGCAACTTTCAGGTAATCCATAGAGCTTGGCTCGTTCGTCGTCAGCCAGTAATTCAGAGAGCCATCGAAGCGATATTTGCCGACGCAGCGCGGCGTTTCTTGGACTTTCTATTTTGGCCGCTAAGACTTCATCAATCAGGCCATCAAGATTTGGTACAAAGGCTCTTAGTAGTTGATCAAGGGCATCCATCGCGAGTAATCAGGTGGTCTAATGGTTGTTTGGGTGCAACAGCAGTCGACTCAGCAAATTGGTGACTCGCTCCACCTCTGGTGATCCATAGCTTTCGCAGAACGGGAGTGCCAACCCGTGCTTGTAAAGATTCGAGGCATGGACTCCAGTTGGTAGGGGTTGAATATTTTCAAACGCCGGTTGCATAGAAAGGCATTGGGCGCCAATGTTGGTCTCGATACCTTCTCCGGCCAAGTCGCGTATCAGCCTGTCCCGGTCGATGTCGGCTCTCAGCACGACCATGAAGGTTTGCCAACTGTGTCCTGGATGTTTGGCTGGGAGGGTCATGATCCCCGCAGACACCATAGGTGCTAAGGCTTGGCAGTAATTAGCTGCAAGTACGCGCCGTTGATCAATCCAACGTGGCAGATGCGGTAACTGGACTACTCCCATTGCGGATTGAATGTCTGTCAATCTCAGGTTGTAGCCAGGCTCCTCGAATCGGACTCCCTGGGGTTGACGAACGATGCCATGATTACGTAAGAGGCGAAGCTTGGCCGCCAAGACGTCGTCGTCCGTCGAAAGAATGCCGCCTTCACCAGTGGTCAGAGTCTTGCGCGGATGCAATGACCAGCAGCCGATGTCTCCCTGCGTGCCGCAAGCCTTCCCGTTCTCAGTTGCGCCTATGGCGCAGGCCGCGTCTTCGACCACCTTCAAGCCGTGATATCGTGCGAGCGGGAGGAGCGCTCGCATGTCGGCGGGATGGCCAAATTCGTGTACAGGGATGAAGGCTCGTAATAGTTCAGGGCCTCGCCATGCGTCGATTGCGGCCGCGACTGAGTCAGGTGTGACGCAATAGGTCGAAGGGTCAACGTCTACCAGAACGGGGTGGGCGCCTACCAAGCGAACGACATTACCAGTGGCTGGAAACGTGAAATTTGGAATGAGCACTGCATCACCTGGTCCGATGCCTAGTGCTACGAGCGCAAGGTGTAAAGCCGCCGTGCCGGAGGAGACGACTATTGCATGGCGCACGCCAAGAAAGTCTTGCAATATGGCTTCGAAGTGCTGACCTTGCGCGCCATAAATGAGTTGACCCGATCGCAAAACAGCGTTGACAGCCTCGATTACAGACTCGTCAATTGAGGGAGTGGACAGGCGAAGCATCGAAGCATTCCGATTCAGTTAAGGAAGATCGGCGCTAAGCTAGGCAGACTTGTTTCGTTAGCTGCGATCCATTTGGCTGTTTGTCGTAAACCATCTTCAAGCTCGATGGCCGCTGAGAAACCGATTAGTTCCCGCGCCTTCTCGACATTGGGAATTCTTAACTCAATGTCTGCGGATAAGGCTGGGCGAAATTGTACCCGCGAACGGCTTCCGGTCACGCGTAATACTGCCTCGGCTAGACCATAGATGGT of the Acidovorax sp. 107 genome contains:
- the nagZ gene encoding beta-N-acetylhexosaminidase codes for the protein MTEHAPLILDVAGTTLSADDRRRLAHPLTGGVILFARNWENRAQLLQLTSSIKAVRDDLLICVDHEGGRVQRFRTDGFTHLPPMRALGEMWMDDGRGAKAVPGSGALRATNAATAAGYVLGAELRACGVDFSFTPVLDLDWGESGVIGDRSLHRDPRVVALLAKSLMHGLLQAGMANCGKHFPGHGFVKADSHTEVPVDKRSLKAILADDAAPYPWLSSTLTSVMPAHVIYPKVDSRPAGFSQRWLQDILRRQMRFDGAIFSDDLSMEGARRLDGQVVSYTDAAVAALEAGCDLVLLCNQSVGDGKAVDELINGLEKARNQGRWQPSVDSESRRLALLPETLPQAWDELMYQPAYLQALDLLL
- a CDS encoding mechanosensitive ion channel family protein, translating into MQVLKTRLPEWMQDWLEVIIPGSQILLILFAAWLLQRTLRRLVRRASAHYQLPNELLVPINGLIRWTIIASALLLVLERMGVSATVLWTAFTGFATVGAVAFFAAWSVLSNLFCALLIFTVRPFKIGDYIEVLDTAEKPGAKGRVVDINLLYTTLEDHGAATGQVAWLQIPNALVFQRVVRRFQGVPPPPTPPTPPATATDGVANASPAAPTPVMPGPFNTP
- a CDS encoding diguanylate cyclase domain-containing protein; translation: MPFSSSSAPYPSTGSPLPSGNAFSVLVVEDQGSVRAALVAELRRAGVSDIFEAPEGSAALHLFKTHRPDLVLLDIRLPGQDGYWVAQQMRASEGGDWTPIIFLSGLDNELDVWRGIEVGGDDYLVKPVTPIVLMAKLRAMRRLLDMRRRLVSMSAELHAANQRLNEMVEIDALTGLVNRRGFDRILHNEILAARRDGTPLTLMLCDLDHFKLFNDASGHVQGDACLKEVGRLLREVCVRPRDVASRYGGEEFALILPNTPRSGAMTFARALGQVLKVRAIAHAGSPLGDTLTLSGGITTCVPDDSTNAESMIMRADQALYAAKAQGRNRFFSFEMQMDTVEQLRN
- the lysS gene encoding lysine--tRNA ligase, coding for MSDQIHAPAPQDDNQLIAERREKLRALREAQANGGSVAFPNNFKPGHKAAQLHLEHNAATNESLEAAPVSVSVAGRMMLKRVMGKASFATIQDGSLGEVGGRIQLYVTRDAVGEELYAAFKHWDLGDIVGAEGTLMKTKTGELSVKVTSLRLLTKSLRPLPDKFHGMADQEQKYRQRYVDLITDEQARKRFMARSKAVSGLREFMVSHGFLEVETPMLHPIPGGANAKPFVTHHNALEQEMYLRIAPELYLKRLIVGGFERVFEINRSYRNEGISVRHNPEFTMMEFYAAYWNYLDLMDFTETLIREVALKATGSLQMTYQGRAVDLSQPFARLTIREAIFQYTEAGAHVDDAAWLISALKKLGMTEEKDKLSARTLASLQVLYFEETVEDKLWQPTFIMEHPTEISPLARANDNRPEVTERFELYITGREFGNGFSELNDAEDQAARFHAQVAAKDSGDDEAMFYDHDFVRALEYGMPPTGGCGIGIDRLMMLLTDSPSIRDVILFPALRRES
- a CDS encoding sugar transferase, with the protein product MPKRLFDLCIAAFGLLLLAPVLLAVALWVVWDSPGPALFRQQRVGRAGRLFRIYKFRTMHSRAEAAGPAITIGADARITRAGHWLRRTKADELPQLFNVLRGDMSLVGPRPEVPHYVALYPDTVRDLVLSVRPGITDRASIEFRDESTLLSHSKDPERTYVEQILPIKLRYAAEYARSHPLWTDVKIIAMTARALWSDRPAKGMAPEDSP
- a CDS encoding DegT/DnrJ/EryC1/StrS aminotransferase family protein, yielding MIQPFLPFARPDIGEAEIAAVSEALRSGWVTTGPKARVFEQAFTDYLGSNELQSIAVNSATAGLHLALEALGIGPGDEVIAPTLTFTATVEVVRYLGAEPVLVDVDPVTLNIDPAKARAAITPRTKAIMPVHYGGLACDMDAILTIAKEHHLKVVEDAAHALPTTWRGTLVGQLASDVTVFSFYANKTITTGEGGMAVTRDPALAQRMRTMRLHGMSRDTFDRFTSKTPAWYYEVVAPGFKYNMTDVAAAMGVEQLARLPQFVQRREVLASRYHEQLAPLPLTLPARAPQGDTHAWHLYVIRLRADAPMGRDEAIQALSDRGIGTSVHYVPLHRHPYWRDRYQLTPAMFPQADAAYQAMISIPLFTAMGDSDQDRVIAALHEVLG
- a CDS encoding bifunctional 2-polyprenyl-6-hydroxyphenol methylase/3-demethylubiquinol 3-O-methyltransferase UbiG, with protein sequence MSPADEPSAVSIRYARRSPGDGRYNFLRPEVYLGVQERQRAMLQLFRQHSMTDLAALRLLEVGCGTGGNLLELLRVGFAPQHLSGIELLPERYRQARQTLPLTLELVEGDALQVPIAPGSQDVVMVSTVFSSLLDELFQQQLAAALWQWVKPGGAVLWYDFTFDNPHNPDVRGVPLQRVKALFPQATISAQRVTLAPPLARRVAPIHPMLYTLFNSLPWLRTHIICWIAKS